Proteins from one Desulfonema limicola genomic window:
- a CDS encoding radical SAM protein produces the protein MQNNKFRNADTQWVTALAANSSGEIFELEGYAAVGMAGALFVPLKKHNMIPMPYGSELMFLPKRYPVLYNIDEDIIEIIEENPYDPGEPVFPVAAFNSPGYVNSYISAYKEIDPDNYLPLFSYGAVGWAEDQFYSAAIQVDKEPRQDLRYMSREKVVAGVEKMRKIMPSNRLRKHLEKCALEYGCPAGKNFFLARYEAPLPASRSCNASCLGCISLQQNNSIPCSQERIDFTPSDLEIAEIAVTHIRQVKNSVVSFGQGCEGDPLLAADVIEPAICKIRRSTISGTINMNTNGSRPDILEKLFDAGLDSIRISMNSVREACYNAYFRPKGYTFSDVMKSIETALDRKKFVSINYLNSPGFTDTFEESEAFIRFRKKLPVNMIQWRNLNFDPVKYWEKMNKAADHGHVLGMENILNKINKIFPDLIFGYFNPPKEKWNFKYEMD, from the coding sequence ATGCAGAATAATAAATTCAGAAATGCAGACACGCAATGGGTAACAGCTCTGGCTGCCAATTCTTCTGGTGAAATATTTGAGCTTGAAGGTTATGCAGCAGTGGGTATGGCAGGAGCTTTATTTGTACCCCTTAAAAAACATAATATGATTCCCATGCCTTATGGGAGTGAATTGATGTTTTTACCTAAAAGATATCCGGTTTTATATAATATAGATGAAGATATAATAGAGATAATAGAAGAAAATCCATATGATCCTGGAGAACCTGTTTTTCCTGTAGCAGCTTTTAACTCACCTGGATATGTTAATTCATATATCAGTGCTTATAAGGAAATTGATCCTGACAATTATCTTCCCCTTTTTTCATATGGTGCTGTTGGCTGGGCTGAAGATCAATTTTATTCTGCTGCCATACAGGTTGATAAAGAACCCCGCCAGGATTTGAGATATATGAGCCGTGAAAAGGTAGTGGCCGGGGTGGAAAAGATGAGAAAAATAATGCCTTCCAACCGTTTAAGAAAACATCTTGAAAAATGCGCCCTTGAATACGGATGTCCTGCTGGTAAAAATTTCTTTCTGGCAAGATATGAAGCTCCTCTGCCTGCATCGCGTTCATGTAATGCCAGTTGTCTTGGATGTATCTCCCTTCAGCAGAACAACTCTATTCCATGCAGCCAGGAAAGGATTGATTTTACGCCCTCTGACCTGGAGATTGCAGAAATAGCAGTTACCCATATACGCCAGGTAAAAAACAGTGTGGTCAGCTTTGGTCAGGGCTGTGAAGGCGATCCTCTTTTGGCCGCAGATGTTATTGAACCTGCTATCTGCAAAATACGAAGATCCACAATAAGCGGAACTATTAACATGAATACTAATGGAAGCAGGCCTGATATTTTGGAAAAATTGTTTGATGCAGGTCTCGACAGCATCAGGATAAGCATGAACAGTGTAAGAGAAGCATGTTATAATGCTTATTTTCGTCCAAAAGGATATACATTTTCAGATGTTATGAAAAGCATTGAAACAGCTCTTGACCGGAAAAAATTTGTATCTATAAATTATTTAAATTCTCCTGGATTTACAGATACTTTTGAAGAATCTGAAGCTTTTATCCGGTTTAGAAAAAAACTGCCTGTAAACATGATCCAGTGGAGGAATCTGAATTTTGATCCTGTTAAATACTGGGAAAAGATGAATAAAGCAGCAGACCATGGACATGTTCTGGGTATGGAAAATATTCTTAACAAAATAAATAAAATTTTTCCTGACCTTATATTTGGATATTTTAATCCTCCAAAAGAAAAATGGAATTTTAAATATGAAATGGATTAA
- the trxB gene encoding thioredoxin-disulfide reductase, which produces MSKIYDLVIIGGGPGGLSAGIYAMRAALDTVLIEKGVPGGQVTMSDEVENYPGFSHISGAELSMKFSEHAQTYDLKTISDEVMEVEPGLDYHLVKLANKDILKTYSIILATGGSPRKLQIPGEDKLYGKGVSYCAVCDGFFFRNKNVIVAGGGDSAAEEALYLAKIAKKVYIAHRRDTLRAGMLLQKRVKADSRIEVLWNTVLTEIKADENGVCGVGLKDTQTDELREIEIDGVFIFIGFNPNNELVPAGIVMNAQGYVVTDEKCETKIPGIFAIGDLKEKYARQIITAASDGCTAAIAAAHYVENKKAA; this is translated from the coding sequence ATGTCAAAAATATATGATCTGGTTATTATTGGAGGCGGTCCAGGGGGTTTAAGTGCTGGTATTTATGCAATGCGGGCTGCTCTTGATACTGTGCTTATTGAAAAAGGGGTTCCAGGGGGGCAGGTAACCATGTCTGATGAGGTTGAAAATTATCCTGGATTTTCCCATATAAGCGGCGCTGAATTATCCATGAAATTTTCAGAACATGCCCAGACATATGATTTAAAAACCATTTCAGATGAAGTCATGGAAGTTGAACCAGGCCTGGATTATCATTTAGTCAAACTTGCAAACAAAGATATACTTAAAACTTACAGCATAATTCTTGCAACAGGAGGAAGCCCCAGAAAGCTGCAAATACCAGGAGAAGATAAATTATACGGCAAAGGAGTTTCTTATTGTGCAGTATGTGATGGATTTTTTTTCAGAAATAAAAATGTAATTGTAGCAGGCGGAGGAGACAGTGCCGCAGAGGAAGCCCTGTATCTGGCTAAGATTGCAAAAAAAGTATATATTGCACACCGCCGGGATACTCTCAGGGCAGGTATGCTTTTGCAGAAGAGGGTCAAGGCTGATTCCAGAATTGAAGTTTTATGGAATACAGTTTTAACAGAAATCAAAGCAGATGAAAACGGGGTCTGCGGGGTGGGATTAAAAGATACCCAGACTGATGAATTAAGGGAAATTGAAATAGACGGGGTTTTTATTTTTATTGGTTTTAATCCTAATAATGAACTGGTTCCTGCTGGTATTGTAATGAATGCTCAGGGCTATGTTGTTACTGATGAAAAATGCGAGACAAAAATACCAGGAATCTTTGCAATAGGGGATTTAAAGGAAAAATATGCACGCCAGATTATTACAGCAGCTTCAGACGGCTGCACAGCAGCAATTGCTGCTGCACATTATGTGGAAAACAAAAAAGCTGCATAA
- a CDS encoding PEP/pyruvate-binding domain-containing protein, with translation MIKSQALEVNIASYHVDVEPDPKYNLIQDVMSKYFGLKEGVHTFLKEISHPRRNLQFIVNEARSYSLNYFHLLKDHPKGAKAATLFIDIFIDVLKSAPSADVQTDAVDNLLLFLQKIIRESGNLHISKFMPVLNSTFNTIRNFDDRIFFLFVKSYYRMEKLAEDMISYPADTDMDFKELNLLLLKYYQRTYSYWLSEKDPFTWFENEVEHIDNYEQVFEIFEEISHRQIEILDLSLNQAAYMDQGLSDREKAFLQVKELLNLPGYNNIVEKYREIPRRLFDAGMEKNRGNLWKVVFLFHIMNISGLSLIHEEALRDINRTLAWLITNEKHLNIEKLIEKTFSILKTRAKDFPATALTCILNMGNGVYKTDESDLVKIFINSVTELGFQSPMIGGVGNDWQIRVNSSHIQNIRTWLELIELNPKWSTRLLSDLIINISLSGVFIKDTDLFPRDITRLLNSDIRPVYNLVKQLARLFPVYFNDIGAEGALRDISTQIDEITNRKDILIHFLRKQTHVESSNRVIGFIEAVILFWLSKDKKHVDHFVPPSIYEQIKENGDYIDGVHNVLVHLKENKDLSLPEHLLALSDTDLAGLIEDVADLSPNDVQRVELAARLYKLLHQKYNLVMGLDFCSEIESYLNHLKIEAFPDLNKLRQALEEPDIHKKLPMLLEYLELLKKLILSKTTYDIREDIYKKRHFTVDIPSMYGSYHEMKFDALGLTFRIESLVNICFEEIVENIDLSIITRETFYQIYELLKLFDRALKLDGISSVEIESQLELLVHALRARGFTFTQYLDIFKGFARAVSNIINDYFNNIHENNLTRILSQIPVERILDKYIPPDICKDDKDCVDKIKHRIPEIFFRDKIALSLGLQQLDLFLSRILKTLFHQSYKLPDDKLRLLLNYDPQRAMMSITEPDNRAIGIIHLGNKGYNLVKLNKLKFPIPPGFIITTEVFRSREIVEQYPQAAQNFKKQISNHIKKLEKMTGKLFGNPGNPLLFSVRSGSSISQPGMMDTFLDVGINEDIAAGIAHKTGNLWFAWDNYRRFIQCYGMAFDLHRDEFDAIMRSFKEKEGISYKRGFTGQQMKSLALAYKKTVQDAGIEIIEDPFEQLLLTIQKVLNSWESDKAKTYRKIMSISDDWGTAVTVQSMVYGNLSKKAGTGVFFTHTPKWSEDNVRLWGDFTMGNQGEDVVAGLVKTLPISIIQQENEMRNTDITLETYFPEIYAALKKWASELIYKRGWSPQEMEFTFESPDQKDLYLLQTRNMAIRERRKFFTFDLENMTQDQVFLGHGIGVSGGAMTGRAVFSLENIDKWREEESGTNLILIRGDTVPDDIREINAADGLLTARGGVTSHASVVAHRLGKTCVVGCGNLVCNEKKQTSYFDNELIRSGDFISIDGQEGLVYKGFMKVKES, from the coding sequence TTGATTAAATCCCAGGCCCTTGAAGTTAATATTGCCAGTTATCATGTTGATGTTGAACCTGATCCAAAATATAATCTTATTCAGGATGTTATGTCAAAATATTTTGGTCTTAAAGAAGGGGTTCATACATTTCTTAAAGAAATTTCTCATCCCCGCAGAAATCTCCAGTTTATTGTTAATGAAGCCAGGTCATATTCACTTAACTATTTTCATCTGCTTAAAGATCATCCCAAAGGAGCCAAAGCAGCAACTCTTTTTATAGATATTTTTATTGATGTACTGAAATCAGCGCCATCAGCAGATGTGCAGACAGATGCTGTTGATAACCTTCTTTTATTTCTACAAAAAATAATACGGGAATCAGGAAATCTGCATATATCAAAATTCATGCCCGTATTAAACAGCACATTTAACACAATCAGAAACTTTGATGACAGAATCTTCTTTCTTTTTGTCAAAAGCTATTATCGCATGGAAAAACTGGCTGAAGATATGATTTCATATCCAGCAGATACAGATATGGATTTTAAGGAGCTTAATTTACTGCTTTTAAAATATTATCAACGTACTTACTCATACTGGCTCAGTGAAAAAGATCCGTTTACCTGGTTTGAAAATGAAGTTGAACATATTGATAATTATGAACAGGTTTTTGAAATTTTTGAGGAAATCTCACACAGGCAGATTGAGATTCTTGATTTGAGTTTAAACCAGGCAGCTTATATGGATCAAGGTCTTTCAGACAGGGAAAAAGCTTTTCTCCAGGTCAAGGAGCTTTTAAATCTTCCCGGGTATAACAATATTGTTGAAAAATACAGGGAAATTCCACGCAGGTTATTTGATGCAGGAATGGAAAAAAACCGGGGTAATCTATGGAAGGTTGTATTTTTATTTCATATCATGAACATATCAGGATTGTCTTTGATCCATGAGGAAGCTTTAAGGGATATAAACCGTACCCTGGCATGGCTTATTACCAATGAAAAACATTTAAATATTGAAAAACTTATAGAAAAAACATTTTCAATACTCAAGACCAGAGCCAAAGACTTTCCTGCAACTGCTTTAACCTGTATTTTGAATATGGGAAACGGGGTTTATAAAACAGATGAAAGTGACCTGGTAAAGATTTTTATAAACTCTGTAACTGAACTTGGATTTCAGTCCCCCATGATAGGCGGGGTTGGAAATGACTGGCAGATAAGAGTCAACAGTTCTCATATCCAGAATATACGCACATGGCTTGAACTTATTGAACTTAATCCTAAATGGTCAACCAGGCTGCTTTCAGATCTTATTATCAATATCTCATTAAGCGGGGTTTTTATAAAAGATACAGACCTTTTTCCCAGAGATATTACCAGACTCCTCAATAGTGATATCCGGCCTGTTTATAACCTTGTAAAACAGCTTGCCAGGCTTTTTCCAGTATATTTTAACGACATTGGGGCCGAAGGTGCATTGCGGGATATTTCAACACAGATTGATGAGATTACAAATCGTAAAGATATTTTAATTCATTTTTTAAGAAAACAAACCCATGTAGAAAGCAGCAACCGGGTTATAGGCTTTATAGAAGCAGTTATTTTATTCTGGCTTTCCAAGGATAAAAAGCATGTGGATCATTTTGTGCCTCCCAGCATATATGAGCAGATTAAAGAAAATGGTGATTATATAGACGGTGTTCATAATGTACTGGTGCATTTAAAAGAAAATAAGGATCTGTCTTTACCTGAGCATTTACTTGCTCTCAGTGATACTGACCTGGCAGGGCTGATTGAAGATGTTGCAGATTTATCTCCAAACGATGTTCAAAGGGTTGAACTGGCAGCCAGGCTTTATAAACTTCTTCATCAAAAATATAACCTGGTCATGGGCCTGGACTTTTGCAGTGAAATAGAATCTTATCTTAATCATTTGAAAATCGAAGCTTTTCCTGATCTTAACAAGCTGCGGCAGGCTCTTGAAGAGCCTGATATTCATAAAAAACTGCCCATGCTTCTGGAATACCTGGAACTGCTTAAAAAATTAATCCTGTCAAAAACCACCTATGATATACGTGAAGATATTTATAAAAAACGGCATTTTACAGTTGATATTCCTTCCATGTACGGGAGCTATCATGAGATGAAATTTGATGCCCTGGGACTTACATTCAGGATTGAATCCCTGGTAAATATATGTTTTGAGGAGATAGTTGAAAATATTGATCTTTCTATTATTACCCGAGAAACCTTTTACCAGATTTATGAACTCTTGAAACTTTTTGACCGGGCATTAAAACTGGACGGCATTTCATCAGTAGAGATTGAATCCCAGCTTGAGCTTCTTGTTCATGCTCTTCGTGCCAGGGGATTTACCTTTACCCAGTATCTTGATATATTTAAAGGGTTTGCAAGAGCTGTAAGCAATATTATCAATGATTATTTTAATAATATCCATGAAAATAATCTTACCAGGATTCTGTCCCAGATACCAGTTGAAAGGATCCTGGATAAATATATACCCCCTGATATATGTAAGGATGATAAAGACTGTGTTGACAAGATAAAACACAGGATCCCCGAGATATTTTTCAGAGACAAGATTGCCCTTTCTCTGGGACTTCAGCAGCTGGATCTTTTTTTAAGCAGAATACTAAAAACCCTGTTTCACCAGTCCTACAAACTGCCTGACGACAAACTCAGGCTGCTTTTAAATTATGACCCCCAGAGAGCAATGATGTCTATTACCGAACCTGACAACAGGGCAATTGGTATTATTCATCTTGGCAATAAAGGATATAATCTTGTCAAACTTAACAAATTAAAATTCCCCATTCCGCCTGGTTTTATTATTACTACCGAGGTGTTTCGTTCCAGGGAAATTGTAGAACAATATCCCCAGGCTGCCCAGAATTTTAAAAAACAAATCTCAAACCATATAAAGAAACTGGAAAAGATGACAGGCAAGTTATTTGGAAATCCTGGCAATCCTCTTTTATTTTCAGTAAGAAGCGGTTCATCCATATCCCAGCCTGGTATGATGGACACTTTTTTAGATGTAGGTATTAATGAAGATATTGCAGCTGGAATTGCCCATAAAACAGGGAACCTCTGGTTTGCCTGGGATAATTACCGCCGTTTTATCCAGTGTTACGGCATGGCTTTTGATCTTCACAGGGATGAGTTTGATGCCATTATGCGCAGCTTTAAAGAAAAAGAAGGTATCTCATATAAAAGAGGTTTCACCGGCCAGCAAATGAAAAGTCTGGCTTTAGCTTATAAAAAAACTGTTCAAGATGCAGGTATAGAAATTATAGAAGATCCCTTTGAACAGCTTCTTTTAACCATCCAGAAGGTTCTTAATTCCTGGGAGTCTGATAAAGCAAAAACCTACCGGAAAATTATGAGCATATCTGATGACTGGGGAACTGCTGTTACAGTTCAGTCAATGGTATATGGGAATCTATCAAAAAAAGCCGGAACAGGGGTATTTTTTACCCATACACCAAAATGGTCTGAAGATAATGTGCGTCTCTGGGGAGATTTTACAATGGGCAACCAGGGAGAGGATGTAGTTGCAGGTCTGGTAAAAACCCTGCCTATTTCCATTATTCAGCAGGAAAATGAGATGAGAAACACTGATATTACACTCGAAACTTATTTTCCTGAAATATATGCCGCTCTTAAAAAATGGGCATCCGAACTGATCTACAAAAGAGGCTGGAGTCCTCAGGAAATGGAGTTTACCTTTGAAAGCCCTGACCAGAAAGATCTTTACCTGCTCCAGACAAGGAACATGGCTATAAGGGAAAGGCGGAAATTTTTCACCTTTGATCTGGAAAATATGACTCAAGATCAGGTTTTTCTGGGACACGGCATTGGTGTCAGCGGCGGAGCCATGACCGGCAGGGCTGTTTTCAGCCTTGAAAACATTGACAAATGGAGAGAAGAAGAATCAGGAACAAACCTGATTCTTATACGCGGCGACACTGTTCCTGACGATATTCGAGAGATCAATGCAGCAGACGGACTTCTTACAGCAAGAGGAGGAGTTACCTCTCATGCCTCAGTAGTAGCACACAGACTTGGCAAAACCTGTGTTGTGGGATGCGGAAACCTGGTATGCAATGAAAAAAAACAAACAAGTTATTTTGATAATGAATTGATTAGATCAGGGGATTTTATAAGTATAGATGGACAGGAAGGTCTTGTTTACAAAGGATTTATGAAGGTTAAGGAATCCTGA
- a CDS encoding type I glyceraldehyde-3-phosphate dehydrogenase: MTGRSNMKLGVNGFGRIGKLTVWHHVGRRYFKEIVVNLGREAGTSFKDIVHYIERDSTYGFLDNYLHGYNAQPAISEVNDQDKTMIINDVKVKFLLSDRNPADIAWKENDVRIAVDTTGQFLDPTLSEDHAKGSARGHLKAGAEKIIVSAPFKIKDKGHPMPEDAVTTVMGINDHDYDPRRHRVISNASCTTTCLAHMMKPLLNMFGSKKILSASMSTIHAATGSQAVLDRLPGSGAGDLRKNRSIMNNIILTSTGAAKALRLVIPEMEEIGFIAESVRIPTSTGSLVILVVNFQDEISGDSIRRETINNVYRQAAADDPNKYLHFTEKQNVSGDIIGTPRAAAVIEGHETHTRTAEVTMDIGSIPGLPASVKASLKDTIVRVPITQAVIYGWYDNEMGSYVNMLGDRTVTIAENL, encoded by the coding sequence ATGACAGGCAGATCAAATATGAAACTGGGAGTAAATGGATTTGGAAGAATAGGCAAGCTTACTGTATGGCATCATGTGGGCCGCCGGTATTTTAAGGAAATTGTTGTAAATCTCGGCAGGGAAGCAGGAACCAGTTTTAAAGACATTGTACATTATATTGAAAGGGATTCAACTTATGGATTTCTTGATAATTATCTTCATGGATATAATGCACAGCCTGCAATCTCAGAAGTCAACGATCAGGATAAAACCATGATCATAAATGATGTAAAGGTTAAATTCCTCCTTTCTGACAGAAATCCTGCTGATATTGCCTGGAAGGAAAATGATGTCAGGATTGCAGTTGATACAACAGGACAATTTCTAGATCCAACCCTCAGCGAAGATCATGCAAAAGGTTCTGCCAGGGGACACTTGAAAGCAGGAGCAGAAAAGATAATAGTATCAGCACCTTTTAAAATCAAGGACAAGGGGCATCCCATGCCTGAAGATGCAGTAACAACAGTAATGGGCATCAATGATCATGATTATGACCCCCGCCGCCACAGGGTTATATCCAATGCATCATGCACAACTACATGCCTGGCACATATGATGAAACCCCTGTTAAACATGTTTGGCTCAAAAAAGATACTCTCAGCTTCCATGTCAACAATCCATGCAGCAACAGGTTCCCAGGCAGTATTAGACCGGCTTCCCGGCTCAGGAGCCGGGGACCTGCGGAAAAACCGCAGTATAATGAATAATATTATCCTGACCTCCACAGGAGCAGCAAAAGCCCTTAGACTGGTTATTCCTGAAATGGAAGAAATAGGCTTTATTGCAGAATCTGTAAGAATACCTACATCAACAGGCTCCCTGGTTATCCTGGTTGTAAACTTCCAGGACGAAATTTCAGGTGATTCCATACGGCGGGAAACCATAAACAATGTTTACCGTCAGGCAGCAGCAGATGACCCGAATAAATATCTGCACTTTACAGAAAAACAAAATGTTTCAGGCGATATAATCGGAACCCCGAGAGCAGCAGCAGTAATTGAAGGACATGAAACCCATACAAGGACGGCTGAAGTAACAATGGACATTGGAAGTATTCCAGGTCTGCCAGCCAGTGTAAAGGCATCATTAAAAGACACAATTGTAAGGGTTCCCATTACACAGGCTGTTATCTATGGATGGTATGACAATGAAATGGGATCATATGTAAACATGCTTGGGGACAGAACTGTTACTATTGCTGAGAATTTATAA
- the prxU gene encoding thioredoxin-dependent peroxiredoxin (Most members of this family contain a selenocysteine.): MAEEIKIGCARPTGGLLGETVSEESDEKTETVKKETKTMLQVGRKAPDFIAPAYQQGKFINVKLSEHLGKWVLLCFYPGDFTFVUATEISAVAEKYKEYQKLGVEVLSMSIDSIFVHKMWNDNELSKMVEGGVPFPMLSDAGGRVGKIYGIYDEDAGVETRGRFIIDPDGIVQGFEVLTPPVGRNISETLRQIQAFQLVRESKGTQATPSGWKPGKMILKPGPDLVGNVWKEWKTEMAFD; this comes from the coding sequence ATGGCAGAAGAAATAAAGATTGGGTGCGCTCGCCCCACAGGCGGGCTTTTAGGAGAAACAGTAAGCGAAGAATCAGATGAAAAAACAGAGACCGTAAAAAAGGAGACAAAAACAATGCTGCAAGTAGGTAGAAAAGCTCCAGATTTTATTGCCCCGGCTTATCAGCAGGGTAAGTTTATTAATGTAAAATTATCAGAACATCTTGGAAAATGGGTTCTCCTGTGTTTTTACCCAGGTGATTTTACCTTTGTTTGAGCAACAGAAATTTCAGCAGTTGCTGAAAAGTACAAAGAATACCAAAAGCTCGGGGTTGAAGTTTTATCCATGAGCATTGACAGTATCTTTGTTCATAAAATGTGGAATGACAACGAACTTTCCAAGATGGTAGAGGGCGGTGTTCCTTTTCCCATGCTTTCCGATGCCGGCGGCAGGGTAGGGAAGATTTACGGTATTTATGATGAAGACGCTGGTGTTGAAACAAGAGGAAGATTTATTATTGATCCTGATGGAATTGTCCAAGGATTTGAGGTATTAACCCCGCCGGTAGGAAGAAATATCAGTGAAACACTGCGCCAGATTCAGGCTTTCCAGCTTGTAAGAGAATCAAAAGGCACCCAGGCAACCCCCTCAGGCTGGAAACCAGGTAAAATGATCCTTAAACCAGGCCCAGACCTTGTAGGCAATGTGTGGAAAGAATGGAAAACAGAAATGGCTTTTGATTAA
- a CDS encoding MBL fold metallo-hydrolase has translation MKGYTPEELFDRLVTKENFLLLDVRNETEFGRFKVEGPYPFDMMNLPYMDFMEWEDESVKKVPDTKPISIVCAKEGSAKYVGEILVNHGFKDVEYLMGGIKSWGNMLTPVLINKEDNYEFYQFIRPGKASCSYGLVCGKEMMVFDPAKNISAYQEFAEKAGAVIIKTFETHRQADYISGSFGLNQKTGADILASEHDFGPAKFAYTPVKDQDVYRFSNNGPQVKAIHTPGHTPGSTCYLIDEKYLVSGDTVFIHSIGRPDLGGQAEDWAKLLFNTIQNKVLKWDDETIILPGHYMDWKEADNRLAFAASIGKIKEINAGIYNINDEKKFIEYIKENMRPQPEEYAKIREINANLAQADDETLDILDLGKNECAASAS, from the coding sequence ATGAAAGGATATACACCTGAAGAGCTTTTTGACAGACTTGTAACAAAAGAAAATTTTCTGCTTTTGGATGTTCGGAATGAAACCGAATTCGGAAGATTCAAGGTTGAAGGACCTTATCCTTTTGATATGATGAACCTTCCGTATATGGATTTTATGGAATGGGAGGATGAAAGTGTTAAAAAGGTTCCTGACACTAAACCCATAAGCATTGTCTGTGCAAAAGAAGGATCAGCAAAATATGTTGGTGAAATTCTTGTTAATCACGGGTTTAAAGATGTGGAATACCTTATGGGAGGAATCAAATCCTGGGGCAATATGCTTACTCCTGTACTCATAAACAAGGAAGATAATTATGAGTTTTACCAGTTTATAAGACCAGGGAAAGCCTCATGCAGCTACGGTCTTGTATGCGGAAAAGAGATGATGGTATTTGATCCTGCTAAAAATATATCTGCATACCAGGAATTTGCAGAAAAAGCAGGAGCAGTAATAATAAAAACCTTTGAAACCCACCGCCAGGCAGATTATATCTCAGGAAGTTTTGGATTAAATCAAAAAACCGGAGCTGATATCCTGGCTTCAGAACATGATTTCGGGCCTGCTAAATTTGCCTATACCCCTGTTAAAGACCAGGATGTTTATAGATTTTCAAATAATGGTCCCCAGGTCAAGGCAATTCACACCCCAGGACATACCCCGGGAAGCACATGCTATCTTATAGATGAAAAATACCTGGTTTCAGGAGATACTGTTTTTATTCATTCCATTGGCCGCCCTGATCTTGGGGGGCAGGCAGAAGACTGGGCAAAGCTGCTTTTTAATACAATACAAAATAAAGTGCTGAAATGGGATGATGAAACAATAATTCTTCCAGGACATTATATGGACTGGAAAGAAGCTGACAACAGGCTGGCTTTTGCGGCATCTATCGGAAAAATAAAAGAAATTAATGCCGGTATTTATAATATTAATGATGAAAAGAAATTTATAGAATATATAAAAGAAAATATGCGTCCCCAGCCGGAAGAATATGCAAAAATTCGCGAGATAAACGCAAATCTTGCTCAAGCTGATGATGAAACCCTTGACATACTTGATCTTGGCAAAAACGAATGTGCTGCCAGTGCCAGTTAA
- a CDS encoding DsrE/DsrF/DrsH-like family protein — protein sequence MEEKIRQLEQKIEELESRLTHVQESLPQDQLSMVVFSGDLDKMLASFIIATGAAAMYERVVMFLTFWGTTAMRDPGKDIQKSDFMAKMFGMMLPKGAGKLQLSKMNMAGLGTSMIKGLMKKKGVMSLEQLMKTAADFGVEIVICEMSMDLMGLKMEEFIDYPNISVGGVAKFLQEAGQSRVSLFI from the coding sequence ATGGAAGAAAAAATCAGGCAGTTGGAACAAAAAATTGAAGAACTTGAATCCAGGCTTACCCATGTACAGGAAAGCCTTCCCCAGGATCAATTATCAATGGTTGTTTTCAGCGGGGATTTAGACAAGATGCTGGCTTCATTTATTATCGCAACAGGTGCTGCTGCCATGTATGAGCGGGTAGTAATGTTTTTAACCTTCTGGGGAACTACTGCCATGCGGGACCCTGGAAAAGATATTCAGAAATCTGATTTTATGGCTAAAATGTTTGGTATGATGCTGCCCAAAGGAGCCGGAAAACTGCAATTGTCCAAAATGAATATGGCAGGGCTGGGTACAAGCATGATAAAGGGACTGATGAAAAAGAAAGGTGTCATGTCCCTGGAACAGCTCATGAAAACAGCAGCAGATTTTGGAGTTGAAATTGTAATCTGCGAAATGTCCATGGATCTTATGGGTCTTAAAATGGAAGAATTTATTGATTATCCCAATATCAGTGTCGGCGGGGTAGCAAAATTTTTGCAGGAAGCAGGACAAAGCAGGGTATCTTTATTTATTTAA
- a CDS encoding DsrE family protein: protein MEQKQEKILYIGTCAGENPEKACMPFVMALAAQAMDVKATIALQGNGVYLALKGYVDTMLPGGGFPPIKKLITDFLELGGELKICMPCIKERNIAETDLIEGSEITAGGALNLAAIEADAVLVY from the coding sequence ATGGAACAAAAACAAGAAAAAATACTCTATATTGGAACCTGTGCCGGAGAAAACCCTGAAAAAGCCTGTATGCCTTTTGTAATGGCTCTTGCAGCCCAGGCAATGGATGTCAAAGCAACTATCGCACTCCAGGGCAATGGTGTATATCTGGCTCTCAAAGGCTATGTGGATACAATGCTGCCTGGAGGCGGATTTCCTCCAATTAAAAAACTCATAACAGATTTTCTTGAACTGGGCGGAGAATTAAAGATATGTATGCCCTGCATAAAAGAGCGCAATATTGCAGAAACTGATCTTATTGAAGGATCAGAGATTACTGCAGGCGGTGCTTTAAACCTGGCTGCCATTGAGGCTGATGCTGTGCTGGTATATTAA